A region from the Inhella inkyongensis genome encodes:
- a CDS encoding group 1 glycosyl transferase: MLLHQAEARFELLLVERRSSALVHKLQSLGLKARFAEDLGLAQFERLAFKFDILELNTALKPSFLRRLFEEGCEELIYVDPDICFYAPPLALEEAWREYEVLLTPHALAPILDGERPSDIDFLRNGVFNLGFVALRKGPTAQAMLSWWENRCLGLGFNDVGFGTFVDQKWMDLAPAYFEGVGILRDKGCNVAYWNLHEREVTRLGEEYRVARQPLVFFHFSGLNPATPNVLSKHQTRHAIEAGTVLQGLVANYAKALQTAGLGQYQGLDYSFARLDDGQAITPLMRRALCCQGVNEVHPFAAQSAFQRELRRCGLHAGPAQPAGVRTANLHALGWKLRLADGMVRLLARLMRADRMAQLLRYAALLSREAHLASVLLRRPLRMDHLPRE; encoded by the coding sequence TTGCTTCTGCATCAGGCAGAAGCACGTTTCGAGTTGCTGCTTGTGGAGCGTCGCAGCTCTGCGCTGGTTCACAAACTGCAGAGCCTGGGCCTGAAAGCGCGCTTTGCCGAAGACCTGGGGCTGGCCCAGTTCGAGCGGCTGGCCTTTAAGTTTGACATCCTGGAACTGAACACCGCTCTGAAGCCCAGCTTTTTGCGCCGCCTGTTCGAAGAGGGCTGCGAGGAACTGATTTATGTCGATCCTGACATCTGCTTCTATGCACCGCCGCTGGCGCTGGAGGAAGCCTGGCGTGAGTACGAGGTGCTGTTGACGCCGCATGCGCTCGCGCCGATCTTGGATGGCGAGCGTCCCTCCGATATCGATTTCCTGCGCAATGGTGTATTTAACCTGGGCTTTGTGGCACTGCGAAAAGGGCCGACGGCACAGGCGATGCTGAGCTGGTGGGAGAATCGTTGCCTAGGCCTCGGTTTTAACGACGTTGGCTTCGGCACCTTTGTGGATCAGAAGTGGATGGATCTCGCGCCGGCGTACTTCGAAGGCGTGGGAATTCTTCGTGACAAGGGCTGCAATGTGGCCTATTGGAATCTGCACGAACGCGAGGTGACCCGACTGGGCGAGGAGTACCGTGTCGCACGGCAGCCCTTGGTGTTTTTCCATTTCAGCGGGCTCAATCCGGCCACTCCCAACGTCTTGTCCAAGCATCAAACACGCCATGCGATCGAAGCCGGTACTGTCTTACAAGGCCTAGTGGCGAATTACGCCAAGGCGCTGCAGACTGCGGGCCTCGGGCAGTACCAGGGTCTGGACTACAGTTTTGCGCGCCTGGACGACGGCCAAGCCATCACTCCCTTGATGCGGCGTGCGCTGTGTTGCCAAGGGGTCAATGAGGTGCATCCGTTTGCAGCGCAGTCGGCGTTCCAGCGAGAGCTGCGGCGCTGCGGCCTGCACGCCGGCCCGGCGCAGCCGGCCGGGGTGCGCACCGCTAATCTGCACGCGTTGGGCTGGAAGCTGCGCCTAGCGGATGGAATGGTACGGCTGCTGGCGCGCCTGATGCGTGCAGACAGAATGGCGCAATTGCTGCGCTATGCGGCATTGCTGAGTCGTGAGGCGCATCTGGCAAGCGTGCTGCTGCGCAGGCCCCTTCGCATGGACCACCTGCCTCGCGAATGA
- a CDS encoding type II secretion system F family protein translates to MKQYSYVALDAQGVRRTGTVLAEHDDAAKQSLHRQQLVLVKLQVRDSTAPHGQSPKVGKAVDAAQLVDELATLLEASVPLAEAVGTLAQAHPSGHPLHKVRSQIRAGSSFSQALLDSGLDLPNYVEQLVRSGETTGKLGAALRTAASHLEQDRQFRQEARNALIYPMVLVASGIVATLVMFIFVVPRFAPILTNPKAELPWLSRMVLNAGLWLTQNQIVVGGIVAGVILGGVALFKRRDVRAAAWEFASRLPVLGPWTLHSELARWASLLAVLLQNKVPLLTALAQANQTFRRQSLHTRGQMVLSDVRAGKALSSALAEHAMLDVSGLNMIRVGERSGTLPHTVASLARLHANQSQQRLKRFLVLLEPITILAISVVLGGIMISVMLAITSLTNVL, encoded by the coding sequence ATGAAGCAATACAGCTATGTCGCACTGGATGCACAGGGCGTCCGTCGCACTGGCACGGTCTTGGCGGAGCATGACGATGCCGCCAAACAGTCGCTGCACAGACAGCAACTAGTCCTGGTGAAGCTACAAGTCCGGGACTCAACTGCCCCCCATGGCCAGTCACCCAAAGTCGGCAAAGCAGTAGATGCCGCTCAATTGGTAGATGAGTTGGCCACGCTGCTGGAGGCAAGCGTGCCATTGGCCGAGGCGGTAGGAACCTTGGCCCAGGCCCATCCGAGTGGGCACCCCCTACACAAAGTCAGAAGTCAGATCCGCGCAGGTAGTTCGTTCTCACAAGCACTCCTCGACAGCGGCCTGGATCTGCCCAATTACGTTGAGCAACTGGTGCGCTCCGGGGAAACCACAGGCAAATTGGGCGCTGCGCTACGAACAGCGGCGAGTCATTTGGAGCAAGACCGCCAGTTTCGGCAAGAGGCGCGCAACGCGCTGATCTACCCCATGGTCTTGGTGGCAAGCGGCATCGTGGCCACCCTGGTGATGTTCATCTTTGTTGTGCCGCGTTTCGCCCCAATTTTGACCAACCCCAAGGCCGAGTTGCCCTGGCTGAGTCGCATGGTTCTGAACGCCGGACTCTGGCTTACGCAGAACCAAATTGTGGTAGGCGGCATCGTGGCCGGCGTCATCCTAGGAGGCGTTGCGCTATTCAAGCGACGCGATGTCCGCGCGGCAGCTTGGGAATTCGCCAGTCGCTTGCCGGTACTGGGGCCCTGGACCCTGCATTCGGAGTTGGCCCGCTGGGCCTCACTACTAGCCGTTCTTCTTCAAAACAAGGTACCCCTGCTGACAGCACTGGCTCAAGCCAATCAAACCTTTCGCAGGCAGAGCCTACACACCCGAGGACAAATGGTCCTGAGCGATGTGCGCGCAGGCAAAGCCTTGAGCAGCGCCCTGGCAGAACACGCAATGCTTGATGTGTCAGGCCTCAACATGATTCGTGTCGGGGAACGCTCGGGCACCCTCCCCCACACGGTCGCCTCGCTTGCCCGCCTTCACGCCAACCAGAGTCAGCAGCGATTGAAGCGCTTTCTTGTACTGCTAGAGCCCATCACCATTCTGGCGATTTCAGTGGTTCTGGGCGGTATCATGATTTCAGTGATGCTCGCCATCACCAGCTTGACCAATGTGCTTTAG
- a CDS encoding prepilin-type N-terminal cleavage/methylation domain-containing protein — translation MLMWGASASARLAEEGFTLLEMMVVMVLLGLLGSLTLPSLQRWQTALTGRAEAGLVIEALRSQAFQAGARRMDLLLNEASFSSKSGIKGLASVQLPPGWSVRRVRPARFLSNGLCDPGVVAFSSASGLPLLIHIKGPICQFEWQTDPAAS, via the coding sequence ATGCTGATGTGGGGGGCTAGCGCGAGCGCGCGCCTCGCAGAAGAAGGCTTCACCCTCCTAGAGATGATGGTCGTGATGGTTTTGCTTGGGCTGCTCGGCAGCCTGACGCTGCCATCTCTGCAGCGATGGCAGACCGCACTGACCGGGCGCGCTGAGGCTGGCTTGGTGATCGAAGCGCTGCGCAGCCAAGCCTTCCAGGCTGGCGCCCGGCGGATGGACTTGCTACTGAACGAAGCTAGCTTTTCGAGCAAGTCCGGAATTAAAGGGCTGGCCTCGGTGCAACTGCCACCAGGCTGGTCGGTTCGACGAGTCAGGCCCGCGCGTTTTTTGTCCAATGGATTATGCGATCCAGGCGTGGTGGCCTTTAGCTCCGCCAGCGGTTTGCCGCTTCTGATCCATATAAAAGGGCCAATTTGCCAGTTCGAGTGGCAAACCGATCCCGCCGCTTCTTAA
- a CDS encoding glycosyltransferase, which produces MSSPLRPLHVGKFLPPPFAGMETHVDTLLRAIANESAPTLVASEPTGRQSHPLEGLPYRVISVPYYGMVASVPLCPGMLKAVRTEYRQGRANLMHVHAPNPWGDMAILRAPKDLPVVMTWHSDIVRQRTLLRFYGSVQQAALRRADRILVFTPNHYESSAQLHVERLDQKIEFVPIGIDFDALDNTLSDTRVQAELQQWVQGRPLILTVGRHVYYKGYNHLLAAMARLRSDAVLLMVGTGPLLADLQRQCQELGLGARVRFMGEVDRAALVTALRQCDLFCLPSIERAEAFGIASAEAMACGKPTVVCDLRNGVNFLNRAGETSLIAPPRDEAALADALDTLARDAGLRERMGAAARAWVRARFDIAAMREGTLALYRKLV; this is translated from the coding sequence ATGTCCTCCCCATTGCGTCCGTTGCATGTCGGCAAGTTCCTGCCTCCGCCTTTTGCGGGCATGGAGACTCATGTCGACACTTTGCTGCGGGCCATCGCGAATGAATCCGCGCCCACCCTGGTGGCGAGCGAGCCGACCGGTCGGCAAAGCCATCCGCTGGAGGGCTTGCCCTACCGCGTGATCTCGGTGCCCTATTACGGCATGGTGGCCTCGGTGCCGCTGTGCCCCGGAATGCTGAAGGCTGTGCGCACCGAGTATCGCCAAGGCCGTGCGAATCTGATGCACGTGCATGCGCCCAATCCATGGGGCGACATGGCCATCCTGCGCGCGCCCAAAGACTTGCCGGTGGTGATGACCTGGCACAGCGACATCGTGCGTCAACGCACGCTCTTGAGGTTTTACGGGTCGGTGCAGCAGGCAGCCTTGCGGCGCGCTGATCGGATCTTGGTCTTTACGCCTAATCATTACGAGAGCTCGGCGCAGCTCCATGTCGAGCGTCTGGACCAGAAAATCGAATTCGTGCCCATTGGCATCGACTTCGACGCCCTTGACAACACCCTCAGTGACACCCGGGTGCAGGCAGAGCTGCAGCAATGGGTCCAGGGGCGTCCTCTGATCCTGACCGTGGGTCGGCATGTCTATTACAAGGGCTACAACCATCTGCTGGCGGCCATGGCGCGCCTGCGCAGCGATGCGGTGCTGCTTATGGTGGGCACCGGCCCGCTGCTTGCGGACTTGCAGCGTCAGTGCCAGGAACTTGGCCTGGGCGCGCGGGTGCGTTTCATGGGCGAGGTTGACCGCGCCGCTCTGGTCACGGCACTGCGCCAATGCGATCTGTTCTGCCTGCCCTCGATCGAGCGCGCAGAGGCCTTTGGCATCGCCAGCGCGGAGGCGATGGCCTGCGGCAAGCCGACCGTTGTCTGCGATCTGCGGAATGGCGTCAACTTTCTGAACCGTGCCGGCGAGACAAGCCTTATAGCGCCCCCGCGCGACGAGGCTGCGCTGGCCGACGCGCTTGACACGCTGGCGCGCGACGCGGGCCTTCGCGAGCGCATGGGAGCGGCGGCACGCGCCTGGGTGCGTGCGCGCTTTGACATCGCAGCGATGCGCGAAGGCACTCTGGCCCTGTATCGCAAGCTCGTGTGA
- the gspG gene encoding type II secretion system major pseudopilin GspG: MTPHLHPSRPPRTRLGGFTLLEILIVMVIIGLLAGLVGPRILGKAESSKVQTAKTQIKMLQSAVGIMQLDIGVIPSSDQGLKLLLEAPANEPLRSQWKGPYIDGSLPLDPWNTPYVYTVPGPNGQPFSIMSFGADGKPGGEGLNADVGG, from the coding sequence ATGACGCCACATTTGCACCCTAGCCGCCCACCACGTACCCGTCTTGGCGGCTTTACGCTCCTCGAGATCCTGATCGTGATGGTCATCATCGGCCTACTCGCAGGACTTGTCGGCCCACGCATCTTGGGCAAGGCTGAGTCCTCTAAGGTTCAAACAGCCAAGACCCAAATCAAAATGCTTCAAAGCGCCGTTGGCATCATGCAACTCGACATCGGCGTCATCCCAAGCAGCGATCAAGGCCTCAAACTGCTTTTGGAGGCCCCTGCAAACGAGCCACTGCGCAGCCAATGGAAGGGGCCCTACATTGATGGCAGCCTGCCTCTTGACCCGTGGAATACACCTTATGTCTACACGGTGCCTGGCCCTAATGGGCAGCCTTTTTCGATCATGTCTTTCGGAGCAGATGGCAAACCGGGCGGCGAAGGCCTGAATGCTGATGTGGGGGGCTAG
- a CDS encoding PulJ/GspJ family protein → MTCVNPSPSSSDRGLTLVELLVSLTILSLMMVLVSQAIHQSARISMAAQNTSESLNSHWGKGWSVRELFENLSAPPEAGEKAFIGSPDEVSGFSTLPLNREMSGVTRFELQLVSAAPAAQGSRLIYREIGTKANAPWADVAHFEEQVEFFYQNDSGISTGHWPPVNRANTPPADKAVLPRAIGVRRSQDGVWLQWYAFEGATTPSQNPGKLPWEQ, encoded by the coding sequence TTGACATGCGTTAACCCCTCACCCAGCTCTAGCGATCGAGGACTCACACTCGTTGAGCTGCTGGTATCCCTCACGATACTCAGCTTGATGATGGTTCTGGTTTCCCAAGCCATTCATCAAAGCGCCCGGATCAGTATGGCGGCCCAGAATACCAGCGAAAGCCTGAACTCCCATTGGGGTAAAGGCTGGAGTGTACGTGAGCTATTCGAAAATCTGAGTGCCCCGCCAGAAGCGGGTGAGAAAGCATTTATAGGCTCACCCGATGAGGTCAGTGGATTCTCGACCCTGCCTCTGAATCGAGAAATGTCGGGCGTAACCAGGTTCGAGTTACAGCTGGTCTCTGCTGCTCCTGCGGCTCAAGGCAGTCGCTTGATATACCGAGAAATCGGAACCAAAGCCAATGCACCTTGGGCAGATGTAGCCCACTTCGAAGAACAGGTTGAGTTCTTTTATCAAAACGATTCAGGCATAAGCACAGGCCATTGGCCACCTGTGAATCGAGCCAATACGCCCCCCGCCGATAAAGCCGTACTGCCCAGGGCAATCGGGGTGCGGCGAAGCCAAGATGGCGTTTGGCTGCAATGGTATGCGTTCGAAGGCGCCACAACCCCTTCACAGAACCCAGGGAAGTTGCCGTGGGAGCAGTAG
- a CDS encoding GspE/PulE family protein gives MEKLITPPLQVLGESSLLLALLEQGLIDERTKQAAVTLSENSHLPVATALLRLNALAELPLYSAMGALLDWPLMRSEETEGLDGFSLQKAASDLGLNPHWLRAKGVWIFRGSQGYLVAFRDAPASEVCELFNRLISRPSPPLLNWRLILPSAYERLSNFADEEANAQVGPIDDLQALRELAEEGPTIELVNGTLSKAVTQRASDLHFEPEEGDFVVRARIDGDMQELARYGRDRFDAVACRVKILANLDIAERRLPQDGRIGARVNGENFDIRVSILPGAHGESMVLRLLRQERKPTQLQDLGMNAEQADMFEAWGRLSNGIVLVTGPTGSGKSTTLYTALELANDRSKKIITVEDPIEYKIRGITQLQVNTDIGFTFAAALRSILRHDPDTILLGEIRDKETAGIAIQSALTGHLVLSTLHTNSAIGAITRLVDMGIEPFLIAASVRGLIAQRLVRRLCDHCAEPDSSPDEALQALLRRFDFLEHARPRKATGCAHCAGIGFFGRLAIYDMLEVNEQMGHRIAAGDGEAALLAATGRSRDDGLLRSGVRQVAEGRTTLAEVLRASSSN, from the coding sequence ATGGAAAAGTTGATAACTCCGCCGCTTCAGGTCTTAGGCGAAAGCTCATTGCTCCTGGCTCTGCTGGAGCAGGGACTGATTGACGAGCGAACCAAACAGGCCGCGGTGACGCTTTCGGAGAATTCGCATCTGCCTGTTGCCACCGCACTGCTTAGGCTGAATGCGCTGGCTGAGTTGCCACTCTATAGTGCGATGGGCGCTTTGCTGGACTGGCCCTTGATGCGGAGTGAAGAGACTGAGGGCCTCGATGGCTTCTCGCTCCAAAAAGCCGCGTCAGACTTGGGGCTGAATCCGCACTGGCTGCGCGCCAAGGGGGTCTGGATATTCCGAGGGAGCCAAGGATATTTGGTGGCCTTTAGGGATGCGCCTGCGTCGGAGGTCTGTGAGCTGTTCAACCGCTTGATCTCCAGGCCGTCCCCGCCGCTGCTGAATTGGAGACTAATTCTTCCTTCGGCCTATGAGCGACTTTCCAATTTCGCCGATGAGGAGGCCAATGCCCAAGTTGGTCCGATCGATGACCTTCAGGCGTTGCGGGAACTCGCTGAAGAGGGGCCGACCATTGAGTTGGTCAACGGCACACTATCTAAGGCTGTGACGCAGCGAGCATCGGATCTGCACTTCGAACCTGAAGAGGGTGACTTTGTGGTCCGCGCACGCATTGATGGGGACATGCAAGAGTTGGCTCGCTACGGGCGTGATCGCTTCGATGCAGTGGCTTGCCGGGTGAAAATTCTGGCGAATTTGGATATCGCTGAACGTCGGTTGCCGCAAGACGGTCGAATTGGGGCGCGTGTAAACGGAGAGAACTTCGACATTCGCGTCTCTATCCTCCCGGGAGCGCACGGCGAATCAATGGTTTTGCGTCTGTTGCGCCAGGAGCGCAAGCCGACGCAGTTGCAAGACTTGGGCATGAATGCCGAGCAAGCAGACATGTTTGAGGCCTGGGGCCGCCTGTCGAATGGCATCGTGCTGGTTACGGGGCCCACGGGCTCTGGCAAGAGCACCACGCTCTACACGGCGCTTGAGTTGGCCAATGATCGTAGCAAAAAGATCATTACGGTTGAGGATCCGATCGAGTACAAAATTCGAGGAATAACCCAGCTACAGGTCAATACAGATATTGGATTCACCTTTGCTGCCGCCTTGCGATCTATCTTGCGGCATGATCCTGACACCATTTTACTTGGTGAAATACGCGACAAGGAAACTGCAGGTATAGCTATCCAATCTGCTCTGACGGGCCATTTGGTGCTTTCGACATTGCACACCAATAGCGCAATTGGGGCGATTACTCGCCTTGTGGATATGGGGATCGAGCCTTTCCTGATTGCTGCGAGTGTGCGTGGACTCATCGCGCAGCGCTTAGTTCGACGGCTGTGTGACCATTGTGCCGAGCCGGACTCGAGCCCCGACGAGGCGCTTCAGGCCTTACTTAGACGGTTTGATTTTTTGGAGCATGCGCGGCCGCGCAAAGCGACGGGCTGCGCGCATTGCGCGGGCATTGGTTTTTTCGGGCGGCTTGCGATTTATGACATGCTGGAGGTCAATGAGCAAATGGGCCACCGTATTGCAGCGGGAGACGGCGAAGCTGCCCTGTTGGCCGCAACTGGGAGAAGCAGGGACGACGGACTGTTGCGCAGCGGGGTAAGGCAGGTGGCTGAGGGGCGTACAACTTTAGCTGAAGTGCTTCGTGCAAGTTCTTCAAACTAA
- a CDS encoding type II secretion system protein, producing MRSRNKRGLSMIEVLAAMVIFSSSAVVLFSWVGQTAARLNQLKFEQSRLFAELDSLEYARGINPMREPTGTVQLGELNLSWTSEIINAPLNTTAESGGSGDHEVALYRVKLTSERLNIKSTQELFLVGWKRVRESKTGVPFDMR from the coding sequence ATGAGATCACGGAACAAGCGCGGACTCAGCATGATCGAGGTGCTGGCAGCAATGGTGATCTTTAGCAGTTCAGCCGTGGTGCTATTTTCCTGGGTCGGGCAAACAGCCGCTCGGTTGAACCAGCTGAAGTTCGAGCAGAGCCGATTGTTCGCTGAACTTGACAGCCTTGAGTATGCACGCGGCATTAACCCGATGCGCGAGCCTACCGGGACAGTTCAACTCGGGGAACTCAACCTTAGCTGGACTAGTGAAATCATCAATGCGCCATTAAATACCACTGCGGAATCTGGCGGCAGCGGTGATCATGAAGTCGCGCTCTATCGGGTGAAGCTCACCTCGGAGCGACTGAACATCAAATCGACACAAGAGTTGTTTTTGGTCGGATGGAAACGCGTCCGGGAATCAAAGACAGGGGTGCCATTTGACATGCGTTAA
- a CDS encoding class I SAM-dependent methyltransferase produces MVGAYAIHPFRSNLMLNNEIVLDTPEYVGYYQKARYELLNLAANTCPQRILEIGCGAGANLSEAKKRWPSCHTVGVEARADAAAIAASCLDRVILADVRLLPNEAFAAAGFDLIILSHVLEHFEDPSAILAKSLNWLGPNGQLLVALPNVRHASVLVDLVFHGEFRYRSSGILDQTHLRFFTRRSAQRMLEQAGFELMQVVPEFGGNKSKALNRWTLGLAEEFAAYAYNFRLARA; encoded by the coding sequence ATGGTGGGCGCTTATGCCATTCACCCATTTCGCAGCAACCTGATGCTTAACAATGAGATCGTTCTTGATACGCCGGAGTATGTGGGCTACTACCAAAAGGCACGCTACGAACTGTTGAATCTCGCGGCAAACACGTGCCCCCAGCGGATCCTGGAGATCGGGTGCGGGGCAGGTGCCAACTTGAGCGAGGCGAAGAAGCGATGGCCCTCATGCCACACCGTCGGCGTAGAAGCACGCGCAGACGCTGCAGCCATTGCTGCGTCTTGCTTAGACAGAGTGATATTGGCAGATGTGCGTCTCTTGCCGAATGAGGCCTTCGCTGCGGCGGGATTTGATCTCATTATCCTTAGTCATGTGCTAGAGCATTTCGAAGATCCTTCTGCCATCTTGGCCAAATCTCTTAATTGGCTCGGCCCGAACGGGCAGCTATTGGTCGCCTTGCCGAACGTGCGGCATGCATCGGTGTTGGTGGATCTGGTTTTCCATGGTGAGTTCCGATATCGAAGCTCTGGAATCCTGGATCAAACCCACCTGCGCTTCTTCACGCGCCGCAGCGCCCAACGCATGCTTGAGCAAGCTGGGTTTGAATTGATGCAAGTTGTGCCTGAGTTCGGTGGAAACAAGTCCAAGGCACTCAATCGTTGGACCTTGGGCTTGGCAGAAGAATTTGCTGCCTACGCTTACAATTTTAGGCTGGCTCGGGCATGA
- a CDS encoding type II secretion system minor pseudopilin, with translation MVLWVLAGLSVVAAAVASHTYTNAQSVKALRDRVQAERAFVSTRSRVGLLMATGAPQFHSFNGPRGRLFVDGRTLAASDSEWVTVQDARGLVNLMKSNESTLQKLIQLCGAAETEAESLKDSLLDYVDSDDLKRIRGAESFEYRRASQPPPRNSPLLSVDELWRVQGFPAVKDAWTKSDCHKISILQGDGVLNHNTAPAAVLELTGMTKEGALAFVQAREDGLSEALPQARGADSSNPFTWQGSGYVGRAARVTHQLQNVEWCLSYTLELSPSRTAPPWVLHELRVSSCPDRSTRPAAALPAPDHQALEQDPTSQNAVPRLPFNLR, from the coding sequence ATGGTCCTCTGGGTGCTAGCAGGACTCTCAGTCGTTGCAGCCGCAGTTGCAAGCCACACCTACACCAACGCACAAAGTGTCAAGGCCCTGCGGGATCGCGTTCAGGCAGAGCGCGCCTTTGTTAGCACCCGCTCAAGAGTTGGCCTGCTGATGGCGACGGGCGCGCCTCAATTCCACTCGTTCAATGGCCCTCGAGGTCGACTCTTTGTCGATGGACGCACCTTGGCCGCCAGCGATAGCGAGTGGGTCACAGTGCAGGACGCCCGCGGTCTAGTCAATCTCATGAAGAGCAATGAGTCAACTTTGCAAAAGCTGATTCAACTTTGTGGAGCAGCGGAGACTGAAGCCGAATCATTGAAAGACTCGCTGCTCGACTACGTCGATAGTGATGATCTGAAACGAATACGAGGCGCTGAGTCGTTCGAATACCGCAGAGCCAGCCAGCCGCCGCCGCGCAATTCACCTCTGTTGAGCGTCGATGAGCTGTGGCGCGTACAAGGCTTTCCCGCAGTCAAGGATGCCTGGACCAAAAGCGACTGTCACAAGATCTCCATTTTGCAAGGCGATGGGGTGCTGAACCACAACACTGCGCCAGCAGCTGTTCTGGAGCTCACCGGCATGACCAAAGAAGGCGCCCTGGCCTTCGTGCAAGCGCGCGAAGACGGCCTCTCGGAGGCACTGCCACAGGCCCGTGGAGCGGACTCTAGCAATCCATTCACATGGCAGGGAAGCGGGTACGTGGGCCGAGCGGCTCGGGTGACCCACCAATTGCAAAACGTAGAATGGTGCCTGAGCTACACCTTGGAATTGTCTCCCTCGCGCACCGCGCCGCCGTGGGTCCTGCACGAGCTCCGGGTGTCATCTTGTCCGGATCGCTCAACTCGACCCGCAGCGGCGCTGCCGGCGCCCGACCACCAGGCTCTTGAGCAGGATCCAACAAGCCAGAATGCTGTACCACGTCTACCTTTTAACCTTCGCTGA
- a CDS encoding glycosyltransferase family 4 protein — protein sequence MARIVYVNGKFLTQRLTGVQRVAGELLRSLDSLLAETAYSGLQFVVLYPHGTESPAWRVIEGKSVGPASLSGPIWEQLVLPWSARDGLLLNLSGSTPWMGRRQACMLHDAAVFDWPEAYSWAFRRWYQFLFTRLGRRAELLLTPSCFSAKRLAACITGLRLDRLHVLPCAASHILEQIPDLRILEKHKLAPKNFLLTVASNNPSKNLAGLLRAHASWKLRLQYPLVLVGGSNAAVFADIALSPCGDGSQLFLGPVNDAELVALYQQALGFVLPSFYEGFGLPPLEAMQSGCAVAVSNYASLPEVCGEAALYFDPKNEAEIIQTLSLLAMDINGREKLCTQGLSRASMFSWRRSAEILLELLQQY from the coding sequence ATGGCTCGCATTGTCTACGTCAATGGCAAATTTCTGACGCAGCGTCTAACGGGTGTCCAACGGGTAGCCGGCGAGCTGCTCCGGTCGCTAGACAGCCTTTTAGCCGAGACTGCGTATTCTGGCCTGCAATTCGTCGTGCTGTACCCGCATGGGACCGAGTCTCCTGCTTGGCGAGTGATCGAGGGAAAAAGTGTTGGCCCCGCCTCTCTGAGCGGCCCCATCTGGGAGCAATTGGTCTTGCCTTGGAGCGCACGAGACGGCCTGTTGTTGAATCTCTCTGGCTCCACACCTTGGATGGGCCGGCGACAAGCCTGCATGCTGCATGATGCCGCAGTATTCGATTGGCCAGAGGCATACAGTTGGGCTTTTCGGCGCTGGTATCAGTTCCTATTCACGCGATTGGGCCGACGGGCGGAGCTGCTGTTGACCCCTTCTTGTTTTTCTGCAAAGCGACTCGCCGCGTGCATAACTGGGTTACGTTTAGACCGTTTGCATGTTCTGCCTTGCGCAGCAAGCCACATCCTGGAGCAGATCCCGGATCTTAGGATTCTTGAGAAGCACAAGTTAGCTCCAAAGAATTTCTTGCTCACTGTGGCTAGTAATAATCCCAGCAAAAACCTTGCGGGGCTCCTTCGCGCACATGCGTCTTGGAAGCTACGTCTTCAATACCCACTGGTTTTGGTCGGCGGGAGCAATGCAGCCGTTTTTGCAGACATAGCATTAAGCCCTTGCGGAGATGGGTCGCAGCTCTTCCTGGGTCCGGTCAATGATGCAGAGCTTGTGGCACTCTATCAGCAAGCCTTGGGCTTCGTTTTGCCGTCGTTTTACGAAGGTTTTGGCCTACCACCGCTGGAGGCCATGCAGTCGGGCTGCGCCGTCGCGGTTTCCAATTACGCCTCACTGCCAGAAGTATGTGGTGAAGCTGCTTTGTATTTCGACCCGAAGAATGAAGCAGAAATCATCCAAACCCTAAGCCTTCTTGCGATGGACATCAATGGCCGCGAAAAACTTTGCACTCAAGGTTTAAGTCGCGCCTCGATGTTCAGCTGGAGACGGTCGGCAGAAATATTGCTGGAGTTGCTGCAGCAATATTAG